A stretch of the Rodentibacter haemolyticus genome encodes the following:
- the ligA gene encoding NAD-dependent DNA ligase LigA has translation MTSIQTQLETLRKTLRRYEYEYHVLDNPSVPDSEYDRLFHQLKALEADYPELVSADSPTQRVGAKPLSGFSQVRHEIPMLSLDNAFSDEEFYAFVKRIEDRLTVLPTPLTFCCEPKLDGLAVSLLYVNGILTQAATRGDGTTGEDITANIRTIRNIPLQLLTDNPPARLEVRGEVFMPHIGFERLNEQALARGEKTFANPRNAAAGSLRQLDPKITSKRPLVLNAYGIGVVEGVDLPSTHYERLQWLKAIGIPVNPEIRLCHGVDEVLDFYRNIQNKRSDLGYDIDGTVLKINDIALQNELGFISKAPRWAIAYKFPAQEELTLLNDVEFQVGRTGAITPVAKLEPVFVGGVTVSNATLHNGDEIARLDIAIGDTVIIRRAGDVIPQIIGVLHERRPADARTIIFPTDCPVCGSLISRIEGEAVARCTGGLFCAAQRKEALKHFVSRKAMDIDGVGGKLIEQLVERELIHTPADLFKLDLRTLTRLERMGAKSAENALNSLNKAKHTTLARFIFALGIREVGEATALNLANHFKTLEALQNADFEQLQQVPDVGEVVANRILAFWREPHNVDVVNDLIAQGVYWDKVEVKEASDNPFKGKTIVLTGTLSQMGRNEAKTLLQNMGAKVSGSVSAKTDFVIAGDSAGSKLAKAQELGIAVLTEEEFLARI, from the coding sequence ATGACAAGCATTCAAACTCAACTTGAAACCCTGCGCAAAACCTTGCGCCGATATGAATATGAATACCACGTGTTGGATAATCCAAGCGTACCGGATAGTGAATATGATCGCCTTTTTCATCAGCTTAAAGCCTTAGAAGCGGATTATCCCGAGCTTGTTAGCGCTGATTCGCCTACTCAGCGAGTGGGGGCTAAACCGCTTTCAGGGTTCAGTCAAGTTCGTCACGAAATTCCAATGCTTTCTTTAGATAATGCTTTTTCCGATGAAGAATTTTATGCTTTTGTAAAACGCATAGAAGATCGCCTCACTGTTTTGCCGACTCCGCTTACATTTTGTTGCGAACCAAAACTTGATGGACTTGCCGTGAGTCTTTTATACGTCAACGGCATACTCACCCAAGCGGCAACACGTGGAGACGGCACAACCGGTGAAGATATTACGGCGAATATTCGCACGATTCGTAATATTCCGTTGCAATTATTAACGGATAATCCTCCTGCTCGATTAGAAGTTCGTGGTGAAGTGTTTATGCCGCATATCGGGTTTGAACGTTTAAATGAACAGGCTTTGGCGCGTGGCGAGAAAACCTTTGCCAATCCGCGTAATGCCGCGGCAGGCTCGCTGCGCCAGTTAGATCCCAAAATCACCAGTAAGCGCCCATTGGTATTAAATGCGTATGGTATCGGTGTCGTGGAAGGGGTGGATTTACCTTCCACGCATTATGAACGTTTGCAATGGTTAAAGGCTATTGGTATTCCGGTGAATCCGGAAATTCGCCTTTGTCATGGTGTGGACGAGGTTTTAGATTTCTACCGTAATATTCAAAATAAGCGGAGTGATTTGGGGTACGATATTGACGGTACGGTACTGAAGATTAACGACATTGCCCTGCAAAATGAGTTAGGCTTTATTTCCAAAGCACCACGTTGGGCGATTGCTTATAAATTCCCCGCACAAGAGGAGTTAACCCTATTGAATGACGTGGAATTCCAAGTGGGGCGTACGGGGGCGATTACACCGGTGGCAAAACTTGAACCTGTCTTTGTGGGCGGTGTTACGGTGAGTAATGCGACATTACATAACGGTGATGAAATAGCCCGTTTGGATATTGCGATTGGCGATACGGTGATCATTCGTCGTGCGGGAGATGTGATTCCACAAATTATCGGCGTATTACACGAACGCCGTCCTGCAGACGCAAGAACAATCATTTTCCCGACCGACTGTCCGGTATGCGGTTCACTGATTAGTCGCATTGAAGGTGAGGCGGTGGCACGCTGTACCGGCGGTTTGTTTTGTGCGGCACAACGTAAAGAAGCGTTAAAGCATTTTGTATCACGAAAAGCAATGGATATTGATGGCGTAGGCGGTAAGTTGATTGAACAACTGGTCGAGCGGGAATTAATTCACACTCCGGCGGATTTATTCAAACTTGATCTCCGCACGCTGACCCGTTTGGAACGTATGGGGGCAAAATCTGCCGAAAATGCTCTGAACAGCTTAAATAAAGCGAAACATACCACATTGGCGCGTTTTATTTTTGCACTGGGTATTCGTGAAGTGGGCGAGGCGACCGCATTGAATCTGGCGAATCATTTCAAGACCCTTGAAGCTTTACAAAACGCTGATTTTGAACAGCTTCAACAAGTACCGGATGTCGGCGAAGTGGTAGCAAACCGCATTTTGGCATTTTGGCGCGAACCGCACAATGTGGATGTGGTGAATGATTTGATTGCGCAAGGTGTGTATTGGGATAAGGTGGAAGTAAAAGAAGCCAGCGACAACCCCTTTAAAGGTAAAACCATCGTGCTTACCGGCACACTCAGCCAAATGGGACGAAATGAAGCCAAAACTCTGCTTCAAAATATGGGAGCAAAAGTCAGCGGCTCGGTTTCCGCCAAAACCGATTTTGTCATTGCCGGTGATAGCGCCGGCTCAAAACTTGCTAAAGCACAGGAACTAGGCATTGCCGTATTAACGGAAGAGG
- the zipA gene encoding cell division protein ZipA, producing the protein MDLNTILIILGVVALIALVAHGLWSNRREKSKYFKNATAFNRTFTQDQPEQDQQIASSTAQSASQPQPALEQNTQPPSFNKPLSSQADSQEIERTVDDIKISIPNSTPVREPIRVEYNMKPAQPISNPATMTLEQLEAQSNEFEGINSSSPELREQLSQMALGESDEVKSTVHFNQARTPEASVEKQTSGYIQLYVISPQHREFHGSRLISSLENLGFIFGSHNMYHRHFDLSVASPTLFSVANLQDEGGFNPYNVDFTTIGVALFMKLPSPGNALANLKLMIRAAKTLAEELGGSVLTEDEQIFDDYQEQRYLSRV; encoded by the coding sequence ATGGATCTTAATACAATTCTGATTATTTTAGGGGTCGTGGCACTTATCGCTCTTGTTGCGCACGGATTATGGTCAAATCGTCGTGAGAAATCAAAGTATTTTAAAAACGCAACCGCATTTAACCGCACTTTTACACAAGATCAGCCTGAACAAGATCAGCAAATTGCTTCTTCGACTGCTCAATCCGCCTCTCAGCCACAGCCTGCTTTGGAGCAAAATACACAACCGCCATCCTTTAATAAGCCGCTTTCTTCACAAGCGGATTCTCAAGAAATAGAAAGAACGGTAGATGATATTAAAATTTCCATTCCAAATTCCACTCCGGTGCGTGAACCGATTCGTGTTGAATACAATATGAAGCCGGCACAACCTATATCAAATCCTGCGACAATGACGCTTGAACAACTGGAAGCGCAAAGTAACGAGTTTGAGGGGATCAATTCATCTTCGCCCGAATTGCGTGAACAACTTTCACAAATGGCGTTAGGTGAATCGGATGAGGTGAAATCAACCGTCCATTTTAATCAGGCACGCACACCGGAAGCCTCGGTAGAAAAACAAACTTCAGGTTATATTCAGCTTTATGTGATTTCACCGCAACATCGTGAATTTCACGGTTCAAGATTGATTTCATCTCTTGAGAATTTAGGTTTTATTTTTGGCAGCCATAATATGTACCACCGTCATTTTGATTTAAGCGTAGCAAGTCCGACCTTATTTAGTGTAGCGAATTTGCAAGATGAAGGCGGTTTTAACCCATATAATGTCGATTTCACCACAATCGGCGTGGCGTTATTTATGAAATTGCCTTCACCGGGAAATGCGTTGGCGAATCTTAAACTAATGATTCGTGCTGCTAAAACCCTTGCTGAAGAGTTAGGCGGTTCCGTATTAACCGAAGATGAGCAAATCTTTGATGATTACCAAGAACAACGTTACCTTTCCCGTGTGTAA
- the cysZ gene encoding sulfate transporter CysZ has translation MMNQQEIKSGFHYFVMGWHFIRQKGLRRFVIMPILLNILLLSGLFWLFISQVSTMIDWIMHFMPDWLGFLSVILLMLSIGMILLLFYFTFTTLSGFIAAPFNGLLAEKLEKMLTGEPINNDNWLDVMKDVPRMLRREWQKLWYSLPKIVGLFLLGFIPMVGQTIVPVLTFLFTAWMMAIQYCDYPFDNHKVPFDVMKNALGEQRTQNLTFGALITCCTFIPLINLVIIPVAVCGATLMWVENYRERLRFDMNFDYRRGSPNHPATPNNGTNIRSSNNQIVK, from the coding sequence ATGATGAATCAACAAGAAATCAAATCCGGCTTTCACTATTTTGTTATGGGTTGGCATTTTATTCGGCAAAAAGGGCTACGCCGCTTTGTAATTATGCCGATTTTACTGAACATTCTATTACTCAGCGGCTTATTTTGGCTGTTTATCTCGCAAGTCAGCACAATGATCGATTGGATAATGCATTTTATGCCGGATTGGTTGGGCTTTTTAAGCGTGATTTTACTTATGCTTTCTATCGGCATGATTTTACTGCTGTTTTATTTCACCTTTACCACCTTATCCGGATTTATCGCCGCGCCATTTAATGGATTATTGGCAGAAAAATTGGAAAAAATGCTCACCGGTGAGCCGATCAACAATGACAATTGGTTGGACGTAATGAAAGACGTGCCGAGAATGTTGCGCCGTGAATGGCAAAAACTGTGGTATAGCTTGCCAAAAATCGTGGGATTATTTTTACTTGGCTTTATTCCGATGGTAGGGCAAACCATTGTGCCTGTGTTGACGTTTTTATTCACCGCTTGGATGATGGCAATTCAATATTGCGACTATCCTTTTGATAACCATAAAGTACCCTTTGATGTGATGAAAAACGCCTTGGGTGAACAACGCACGCAAAATCTCACTTTCGGTGCATTAATCACTTGCTGTACATTTATCCCCCTTATTAATTTGGTGATTATTCCCGTTGCCGTCTGTGGTGCAACCCTAATGTGGGTGGAAAATTACCGCGAGCGTTTACGTTTTGATATGAATTTTGACTATCGCCGCGGTTCACCCAATCATCCGGCGACACCAAACAACGGTACAAATATCCGTTCAAGCAATAATCAGATTGTGAAATAG
- the cysK gene encoding cysteine synthase A, whose translation MPIYADNSYTIGNTPLVRLKNFGQGNIVAKIEGRNPSFSVKCRIGANMVWQAEKEGILTKGKEIVDATSGNTGIALAYVAAARGYKITLTMPETMSLERKRLLRGLGVNLVLTEGAKGMKGAIAKAEEIVASNPDRYVMLKQFENPANPQIHRETTGVEIWNDTEGKVDAVVAGAGTGGTITGISRAIKLDFGKAITSVVVEPSESPVISQTLAGEEVKPGSHKIQGIGAGFVPKNLDLSLIDRVETVDSDTAIATARRLMSEEGILAGISSGAAVAVADRIAKLPEFANKLIVVILPSASERYLSTALFEGIEA comes from the coding sequence ATGCCAATTTATGCAGATAATTCTTACACTATCGGTAACACACCGCTTGTTCGTTTAAAAAATTTCGGTCAGGGCAATATTGTCGCAAAAATTGAAGGTAGAAACCCTAGCTTCAGCGTGAAATGCCGCATTGGTGCCAATATGGTATGGCAGGCAGAAAAAGAAGGTATTCTAACCAAAGGGAAAGAAATCGTGGATGCCACCAGCGGCAATACCGGTATTGCACTGGCCTATGTTGCAGCAGCTCGTGGCTATAAAATCACGCTCACTATGCCGGAAACGATGAGTTTGGAACGAAAACGTTTATTACGCGGATTAGGCGTAAATCTTGTTCTTACCGAAGGTGCAAAAGGTATGAAAGGTGCGATTGCGAAAGCAGAAGAAATTGTCGCCTCCAATCCTGACCGTTATGTAATGCTAAAACAATTTGAAAATCCGGCGAACCCGCAGATTCACCGTGAAACGACCGGCGTGGAAATTTGGAATGATACGGAAGGCAAAGTTGATGCCGTGGTGGCGGGGGCCGGTACCGGCGGTACGATTACCGGCATTTCACGCGCAATCAAATTGGATTTCGGTAAAGCGATCACCTCTGTGGTGGTGGAGCCTTCGGAATCACCAGTGATCAGTCAAACTCTTGCGGGGGAAGAAGTAAAACCGGGTTCTCATAAAATTCAAGGTATCGGTGCCGGTTTCGTACCGAAGAACTTAGATCTCTCATTAATTGATCGTGTAGAAACGGTGGATAGTGACACAGCTATCGCCACAGCCCGCCGATTAATGTCGGAAGAAGGTATTTTAGCCGGAATTTCTTCCGGTGCTGCGGTCGCAGTAGCAGATCGCATTGCAAAATTACCTGAATTTGCAAATAAATTGATTGTTGTGATCCTTCCTTCCGCTTCGGAGCGTTATTTAAGTACGGCCTTATTTGAAGGCATTGAGGCTTGA
- a CDS encoding tannase/feruloyl esterase family alpha/beta hydrolase — MKKFTFSLFTLAVLGISHPVFANSSQNSTALRENQCLALKDTKVFNTEIQNVEWNAKGEVPADRMSALTGGAKNTLQAKPHCIVEGEIAARTGADGKHYGIKFQLRLPENWNNKFLFQGGGGLDGFVAPAMGAIPIHSSSATPALMRGYAVMTMDSGHPTPTPDFGADQQARLDYAYQAIGKAKTVAKQFIQTAYQKAANHNYFMGCSNGGRSAMIAAQRYPLEFDGVIAANPGFRLSRAAVAEQWDNHQLMKIAPMNEKGEKVFANALTQTDLDKVVNGVLAKCDAKDGLKDGIISAWEKCDFTPDSLDLPKEKIAALKAIFDGAKNSRGEAIYSGWYYDSGINQEGWRSWKLGDSQTAEPNARNIVLSRGSMTYYFMTPMQPDFDLMAFDFDKDTPRVYQTGAINDAISTDLSSFKANGGKLIIVTGTSDPVFSAKDQVAWFNELQKDMQSADEFSRLFVAPGLTHCGGGNGLDDFDPLTALEQWHDNNQAPNSLIAKSKTYPNKQMPICAYPKVATYIGGDENKAESFECR, encoded by the coding sequence ATGAAAAAATTTACTTTTTCTTTGTTTACACTTGCTGTTTTGGGCATTTCTCATCCTGTTTTTGCAAATTCTTCCCAAAATTCGACCGCACTTCGTGAAAATCAGTGCTTAGCATTGAAAGATACTAAAGTTTTTAACACGGAAATTCAAAATGTGGAGTGGAATGCGAAAGGGGAAGTACCTGCAGATAGAATGTCCGCGCTGACAGGGGGGGCAAAAAATACCTTACAAGCTAAACCCCATTGTATTGTTGAGGGAGAAATTGCCGCACGTACCGGTGCAGACGGCAAGCATTACGGTATAAAATTCCAACTCCGTTTACCGGAAAATTGGAATAATAAGTTTCTCTTCCAAGGTGGCGGAGGTTTAGACGGCTTTGTTGCTCCGGCAATGGGCGCGATTCCTATTCATAGTTCAAGTGCAACGCCGGCATTAATGCGTGGTTATGCGGTGATGACAATGGATTCAGGGCATCCTACCCCAACACCTGATTTCGGCGCTGATCAACAAGCACGCTTAGACTATGCCTATCAAGCCATTGGAAAGGCAAAGACGGTTGCAAAACAATTCATTCAAACGGCTTATCAGAAAGCGGCAAACCACAACTATTTTATGGGATGTTCAAATGGCGGACGTTCCGCAATGATAGCCGCACAGCGTTACCCGCTCGAATTTGATGGCGTAATTGCGGCAAATCCGGGTTTTCGTCTTTCTCGTGCAGCGGTTGCGGAGCAATGGGATAACCATCAGTTAATGAAGATTGCTCCAATGAATGAGAAAGGTGAGAAAGTTTTTGCTAACGCCTTAACACAAACGGATCTCGATAAAGTTGTAAATGGCGTATTAGCGAAATGTGATGCGAAAGACGGTTTGAAAGACGGTATTATCAGTGCGTGGGAAAAATGTGATTTCACACCGGATTCGCTTGATTTACCAAAGGAAAAAATTGCCGCATTAAAAGCGATCTTCGATGGTGCGAAAAATAGTCGGGGTGAAGCGATTTATAGCGGTTGGTATTATGATTCAGGCATCAACCAAGAAGGTTGGCGTTCTTGGAAATTGGGCGATTCTCAAACGGCAGAACCCAATGCACGAAACATTGTGCTCTCTAGAGGTTCAATGACCTATTATTTTATGACGCCAATGCAACCGGACTTTGATTTAATGGCATTTGATTTTGATAAAGACACGCCTCGTGTTTATCAAACCGGTGCGATTAATGATGCGATTTCTACCGATTTAAGCAGCTTTAAAGCGAACGGCGGAAAATTGATTATCGTGACGGGAACTTCCGATCCCGTGTTTTCGGCAAAAGACCAAGTCGCTTGGTTCAATGAACTACAAAAAGATATGCAAAGTGCGGATGAATTTTCCCGACTTTTTGTTGCTCCGGGGTTAACTCATTGCGGTGGCGGTAATGGCTTAGATGACTTCGATCCGCTCACCGCCTTGGAACAATGGCACGATAATAATCAGGCTCCGAATAGTTTGATTGCGAAAAGTAAAACCTACCCGAATAAACAAATGCCGATTTGTGCTTATCCGAAGGTTGCGACTTATATCGGAGGTGATGAGAACAAAGCCGAAAGTTTTGAGTGTCGATAA
- the hemN gene encoding oxygen-independent coproporphyrinogen III oxidase, with protein sequence MSEIIWDNALIQKYNQSGPRYTSYPTALEFHENYTHQDFIAAAGRYPTRPLSLYVHIPFCHQLCYFCACNKVITRHQHKADIYLDYLEKEIISRAELFKNRTVTQIHWGGGTPTYLSEAQSARLMAMLKANFSIAESAEISIEIDPRQIELSMLDHLRSLGFNRMSMGVQDFNKDVQEAVNREQDESFISALLERARELGFQSTNLDLIYGLPLQNVDSFMFTLKKVIALNPDRLSIFNYAHLPSRVPGQAKIKETQLPAPETKLTILQKTIETLGEVGYRFIGMDHFAKPYDELAIAQQNGVLHRNFQGYTTQEECDLLGLGVSSISLLGDTYAQNEKDLKTYYTLVERDGYALHKGLVLTEEDCLRRDVIKQLICNFKLDFAEIEKQYDICFTEHFAEDLILLKPLIEDGLIHLTAQGLLVPPKGRLLIRNICLCFDAYSRVAAKRQQFSRII encoded by the coding sequence ATGTCAGAGATTATTTGGGATAATGCACTTATACAAAAATACAATCAATCAGGTCCACGTTATACCTCTTACCCGACGGCATTAGAGTTTCATGAAAATTATACTCATCAGGATTTTATTGCCGCAGCCGGGCGTTATCCGACTCGTCCGCTTTCTCTTTACGTGCATATTCCGTTTTGCCATCAGCTTTGCTATTTTTGTGCCTGTAATAAAGTTATTACACGTCATCAACACAAAGCGGATATTTATCTTGATTATCTTGAAAAAGAAATTATCTCGCGAGCAGAATTGTTTAAAAATCGAACGGTAACCCAGATTCACTGGGGCGGTGGCACACCGACCTATTTAAGTGAGGCACAATCTGCCCGTTTAATGGCAATGCTAAAAGCAAATTTTAGTATTGCGGAAAGTGCGGAAATTTCTATTGAAATTGATCCGCGCCAAATTGAATTATCTATGCTTGATCACCTTCGCTCGCTTGGCTTTAACCGAATGAGTATGGGGGTGCAGGATTTTAACAAAGATGTGCAAGAAGCTGTTAATCGAGAGCAGGACGAAAGCTTTATTTCTGCCTTATTGGAGCGTGCTAGGGAATTAGGATTTCAATCGACAAACCTTGATCTGATTTATGGTTTACCATTGCAAAACGTTGATAGTTTTATGTTTACCTTGAAGAAAGTGATTGCGTTGAATCCGGATCGTTTGAGTATTTTCAATTACGCTCATTTGCCGAGCCGTGTTCCGGGACAAGCGAAAATCAAAGAAACTCAGTTACCAGCGCCGGAAACAAAGCTCACGATTTTGCAAAAAACGATCGAAACCTTAGGTGAAGTAGGGTATAGATTTATCGGAATGGATCACTTTGCCAAACCGTATGATGAGCTGGCCATTGCTCAGCAAAACGGTGTGTTGCACCGTAATTTCCAAGGTTACACAACACAAGAAGAATGTGATCTCCTTGGTTTAGGCGTGTCATCAATAAGTTTGTTAGGTGATACTTATGCTCAAAATGAGAAAGATCTCAAAACCTACTATACATTGGTTGAAAGAGACGGTTATGCGTTGCACAAAGGGCTTGTATTAACCGAAGAAGATTGTTTGCGCCGTGATGTGATTAAACAGCTCATTTGTAACTTTAAATTAGATTTTGCGGAAATTGAAAAGCAATACGATATTTGTTTTACAGAGCATTTTGCTGAAGATTTAATCTTATTGAAACCTCTCATTGAAGACGGATTAATTCATTTAACCGCACAAGGTTTACTCGTCCCACCTAAAGGGCGTTTGCTTATTCGCAATATCTGTTTATGCTTTGATGCCTATTCTCGCGTGGCTGCAAAACGCCAGCAATTTTCTAGAATTATTTGA
- a CDS encoding DUF2489 domain-containing protein, whose amino-acid sequence MILTITLIFSAIVIIGLSWYALRLLKQLKQQQQIISQAKTARTIRLKESIEIIARAMQSKECNHSEGVIRLAMLLMPFGKNLQPYPAMAELHEIVRDMPTHEARKELEKKVRFRLDLERESAEARLEQGIIKELHQLLDDVKQLGEI is encoded by the coding sequence ATGATTTTGACTATTACACTAATTTTTTCGGCAATTGTTATTATTGGTTTATCATGGTACGCACTGCGTTTGTTGAAACAATTAAAACAACAGCAGCAAATCATTTCTCAAGCTAAAACGGCACGAACAATCCGTTTAAAGGAGAGCATTGAAATCATTGCAAGAGCAATGCAAAGTAAGGAATGTAATCATTCTGAAGGTGTGATTCGTCTTGCGATGTTATTGATGCCATTTGGTAAAAATTTACAGCCTTATCCGGCAATGGCTGAGCTACACGAAATCGTGCGGGATATGCCGACACACGAAGCACGCAAAGAGCTGGAGAAAAAAGTGCGTTTTCGTCTTGATCTTGAACGGGAAAGTGCGGAAGCCAGACTTGAACAAGGCATAATAAAAGAATTACATCAATTATTAGATGATGTAAAACAACTTGGAGAGATTTAA
- the yihI gene encoding Der GTPase-activating protein YihI has protein sequence MARKKKTRRITDIMPTRKADKKPEMPKRAGKKLTRYELDAKAREEKKKRKHKGLTSGSRHSVAEEGGNKPQQVMKDPKLGSKKKIPLIVEFVNKPEKGQVIPVVQPVKKQDPMQELENLENNEILNELLDALDEGKSISKSDQQFVDECLDRIAELMEELGIEDEEENQDDLYRTFEQIDINQFR, from the coding sequence ATGGCTCGTAAGAAAAAAACACGTCGAATCACGGATATTATGCCGACTCGTAAGGCAGATAAGAAACCTGAAATGCCGAAACGTGCCGGCAAAAAATTAACGCGTTATGAATTAGATGCAAAAGCGCGTGAAGAGAAGAAAAAACGTAAACATAAAGGTTTGACATCCGGTTCACGCCATAGTGTGGCGGAAGAAGGGGGTAATAAACCTCAACAAGTAATGAAAGATCCTAAACTCGGCAGTAAAAAGAAAATTCCTCTTATTGTGGAGTTTGTGAATAAACCGGAAAAAGGTCAGGTTATTCCTGTGGTACAACCGGTAAAAAAACAAGATCCGATGCAAGAATTGGAAAATCTTGAAAACAATGAGATTTTGAATGAATTGTTAGATGCTTTAGATGAGGGGAAAAGTATCAGTAAATCCGACCAACAATTTGTGGATGAATGCTTAGATCGCATTGCCGAACTAATGGAAGAACTCGGTATTGAAGACGAGGAAGAAAATCAAGATGATTTATACCGCACTTTTGAACAGATCGATATTAACCAATTTAGATAA